Sequence from the Methanosarcina siciliae T4/M genome:
CAGGCGATAGTACAATAATCTATGCTACTAGCTCAGTCTGTAACTCCGAGGGATCACCCGCGTATATATTCGGGTCAGGTGTTACTAATGTTGAAGTGTCTGACCTTCAATTCAAAAGTACAGCAACCGGAACAAGTGATGGAGGTCATGGAGACTATCGAAACTGCATAAAACTCACGTCTTCGACCAATAGTAAAGTACATGATATTTTATTCACTCGCTATCTATATGGTGATGGGGTCAGAATCAGTAAAAGTTCTGGAATAAATGTATATAACTGCAGAATAACGTCCGCAGGACACGATGGAGTTTCATTTTTGTCCGGCACCAAGGATTCCAGAATGTATAACTGCTATGTTGAGGTTCAGACCAACACAGGTGTCAGGGTAGACAACTGTGCAAATATTGAAGTGGACCATAATACCTTCACAGGTAGCGCCGGATCCGGATGGTGCTGTGTTGAACTGGAAAATACACTGACAAATGTGAATGTCCATCACAACATTATGCATGATTACAAAGGATCAAGCAGCAGTGCAGGTATTGGGAATTGGAATGCAAAAGGATCAATTAGCGTCCATGATAACGTTATGTGGAACGTGTCCCCTTACGTTGAGGTAGGTTCAGGCACAAACACACTGGGACCATCTGATCACAGCGTTGAGAATTGGGTAGCAAAAGGGTATGGATATGGTTCTCTTGACAGTGTGTCAAGCTCACAGGATACAACTGTAGATTCTACATCTGAAACGGCTACCCAGACTGCAATTAGTGCGACTGCAACAACAGAAACCGAAGTTGCAACAACCAACGACCAGACAACAGTGAGTGAAACTGCTGTAACAGAGACTGTTCCTGAACAAGTAATTGAAACTGATAACACATCGTCAACAGAAGAAAATGCAACAGGCATTATCATAGACAACCGCCTCAGAGAAGCATCTCCTGATGTCGTTTACCAGGATAAGGTGTATATTGACATAGGAGGCAGGCCCGGGGTAGGGAGGTACAGAGACCTGATCCAATTTGACCTGAGCGAATACGACGATGCTGAAAATATTACCAATGCAACCCTGTCCCTTTACTGGTACTACCCTGATGGAATAGAAAGGCCGGAAGATGCGATAGTGGAGATATACAGACCTGCGGCAGCCTGGAGTCCTGAAAATGTGACATGGAATAGCAGGGATACCGGAGTGCTCTGGACACAGCCCGGAGGAGATTGGTTCGACATGAACAATACCTCTCAGGGAGATGCACCGTATGCTACGATAACCCTTAACGGAAGCGACATTCCGGACAACAGGTACTATGAACTGAACGTAACAGAGCTTGTAAAGAAATACGTCAGTGGAGAGTACGAAAATACAGGGTTCCTGATTAAGACCCGGTACGAAAATGCGGATTACGTGGCATTCTACAGCAGCGATATTGAAGACAAAGATAAGCGTCCAATACTGAATATCGAAGAGAAAGCGGTAGCATAAAAACCCTTACTTTAGAAAAAGAACTCAAAGAAGTTGTGGAAGTGCGGAGGAAATGAAAATATCCGTAACCAGCCTTTGAGTTCTTCCAGCTTATTTTTAGATAAAAAATTTCAGACTAAAACTGCGGAAATGAATTTTTTTTGCTTTTTTTATAAAAATCACCAGATATCGAATTACGAATTATAATTACTTATCTCATGAGGATAACCCGGAGGATTTTCCTGCTACTTTGCTTTAAAATTTATATTTAATTATTTCTTCAGGGACACTCCTTAATTAAAAATTGTAAGTTCTCCACCCCTGAGAGCTATTTAAACCTAAATTTACAGGGGTTTGATTCCGTATCTGGTTCAGCAAAAATAGGTATATCAACCTCAAAGATTTATGACTTCCAGACCTATGATACAATAATTTTAAAAGATGTCAGCCTCAGACGACATCCATACGCTTAAAATGAGGAACTAAGGATATAACCGGGATTTTTTCGCTAAAGTTTTTTGACTCTCCCAACAGATAAGTTTTTTTAAGCTTAGAGATTTATAGTTAAGT
This genomic interval carries:
- a CDS encoding disaggregatase related repeat-containing protein, which gives rise to MLKRQIGALFLATCLILTAVPAVLGAQNTITVNPTSGTNAQTAINSAINSVASGATSSNPGYVVLSAGTYQISAPIILKSNVVLKGAGDSTIIYATSSVCNSEGSPAYIFGSGVTNVEVSDLQFKSTATGTSDGGHGDYRNCIKLTSSTNSKVHDILFTRYLYGDGVRISKSSGINVYNCRITSAGHDGVSFLSGTKDSRMYNCYVEVQTNTGVRVDNCANIEVDHNTFTGSAGSGWCCVELENTLTNVNVHHNIMHDYKGSSSSAGIGNWNAKGSISVHDNVMWNVSPYVEVGSGTNTLGPSDHSVENWVAKGYGYGSLDSVSSSQDTTVDSTSETATQTAISATATTETEVATTNDQTTVSETAVTETVPEQVIETDNTSSTEENATGIIIDNRLREASPDVVYQDKVYIDIGGRPGVGRYRDLIQFDLSEYDDAENITNATLSLYWYYPDGIERPEDAIVEIYRPAAAWSPENVTWNSRDTGVLWTQPGGDWFDMNNTSQGDAPYATITLNGSDIPDNRYYELNVTELVKKYVSGEYENTGFLIKTRYENADYVAFYSSDIEDKDKRPILNIEEKAVA